The window TTCAATTTGCATGTTACCTACTCTTCAAAAGTAATTCATGTGAACCGATGAGATCTACTTGGTTTTCCTTTTTTTCCTCATTTTCAGTACTTTAGGGCATATCAGAATTGGTATTTGGTTTCATTTTCTATCTTCCAtgattgattttatattttgttattcaGTGATTTATTTTCTAAAGAACAATATATGAAAAAAAGTGAAAGCATgatataacaatagaaaataggaAATCCTTTGTCGACTTTACCTTAAAAATAGAGAATTGGTTTATGTGAAGGAAAGATTGAAATATATTCTTAGTTTCGTTTTTGCTTGCTTCTTGCTTTTAGCTTGTTCTCCTTGTTCTCCTTCCTTTTTGCTTTTTGATATCCACGCTTTACCTTCTTTCATTTCATCTCTCTCTTTGCTTGCTTATTGTTTCTAAATTCAATTTGTTACTTTTAACttcttgttctgtttcttttcatctttttctttctcttacgTGATCTGGGTCATTGAGTTTTGCATCCCTTTGTGATCTCTTGAATCTGCAACTTCTATTCCATACAATCCAAAATAGCAGGGAAAAAAAATTATGTCTGTGTTAGTTATCAACAACTACATATGTCTCTgttttctttgttcttcatttttcatGTTGAAATGCATTTTGGGctgttttcaaaattaactttttaccaaTCAGTCTCTGAGCCTGTGTATTAGGACTGACTTGATTTGCTAGAAATTGAAGTTGCATGTAATTTTGATTGTAGCTGCTTGCTAGTTATTATATTGGTTTCatttgttgaattttggttgatcaAGCTAAAATTCGAGCTAGGGTGCTAGTTGTTAAGTGGGTCTAGTTGATCTCCACCAAATTTGAAGGCAATCCAATCAGTGTATGTGTAGCTGAAGGGACTAGTGTAGTAGCAGTTGCATATGCATATTTAGATAAGATTAATTAATATGAATCAATGAATATTGTTGCTGCTGTAGAATTTTAATACACATTATTTGGATATGATTATGAAATTTATAAACATGGATAATGAGACTGTTTCTGAGACTCCTGCTTAAGTTTCTGTTCAAGTTGGATTTAATACGAACAATGCAcattatttgatatttatttttcaacttctTTATTTTCTACACATAAAAAATGACAAAGGGATAGAAGAAGCCAATggcttttaataggttttatatgTGTTGTTGAAATAGAGAGCaagttaaaaaaaagaagaggattaGGTGGCCCACGGGTTGGCCTAGGGCTTTTGGCCCGTGAGGGCTTTTGGCCCTACGagctttttgaaaatttggtCTTATTGGTTATAGGGCCTCCTGTTCTTTTGGCCCTATAATGTAGGGCCAAGCACATTGACACCTCTACTTGCAGGTAGGCTGAGTCGATCCtcaatttgttattttttgtccCGAATTCGTCGCCAGATTTTAGTGCATTTTTTATTACTGAATTTGTTAATTTAGATTATTGAGTTTGTGTCCTGCTTTCTCTGCTGCTCAGCTTCATATAAAATGTTATATTGAATATTATTATGTTAATTTATGGCTTCTGTCTGATTATGTGAAATGTGATTGTGAAGTTGTGAGCTATAAATTTATCGTATACTCAAATCTTGGTTGAATTGCAATGTTCCCTTTTCATTCTTCATAGTAATATTGCTTTCTTCTTTACAATTTCTAACTCATTGAATTGAATAGGTCAATAGAAGCATTATATGCTTCATTGCTATGTTATGTATGAATTTCTGTTAAGCATTTAGGGGAAATTCACTTTAACTTGCAGGCTTAACAATAGGAATTGGTTGTCATGAACTTGATAAAGTTTTCACGGCTATATGTGGTTGATGAAATTTTCATTAGGAGCCAAAACTttgaaatctttattttgtttcaagttaGAATAAATAGCAATGATTAAGATATTGAGTTGCTGTTGGAGCTAACTTGAATTGTACATTTGAAAGCAACTTTATCCTTCTGCTAGAAAGGATCACGGAACGCTTTGTTCTATGAttgttgctattttaattttgggACTAGTGCATGGGTTTCCACAATTTTCATTTTAATAGACCTATGTAGCTAAACCAACTCCAAATAATTTGGGTTACACCTGAAAGAGTTGCATTGTAGTTAGACTGCCTGAATTCTTGGTTGTTTCTTAATGATTCCTTATGAATTTGTTATCTCGATTTTAATTAAATACTTTGTTAGTATGTCCAATGCCTTTTTAAAGAGTAGTTGAGGCCTTTGTTAGATTTGATTTGTTTGTCATGGTTTTCAATTTTGTGGTTGAGTTTGCAATTTAGAGATAAGGAGGATGCAATTGAATTTCTTCAAAAGCATTGTGAGTATGATAATCGATTTACTATGATTGTTGTTATAAAAAGAACTGGTGAGGAATGAGGAGACTGGAATCAATGGCAGAAGAAACAATGAAGGAGTGTTTATTCTAACTAGTGGACAAAGTATTTGTAGATATGAACAGGTCAATATATAGGGACAATTTATTAATTCATGACTGACTGAGTGCACCTGAATATGTAGAGTTGATTTAGGTTTTGGTCCTGCTGGATTGTGCTCTCTGTGGATCTCAGTTTCCTAAAAAAAAAGTTGCATTCGAATAATATTTTGATGCAAAATAATATCATTAACTAAACCTTTACATGCAATGATTCGGACTTGAATATTGTAATTGTCATGTCACCTTGGTGAGAGCTTTACCTTTACCTAAATGTAGGCTGTCTTCAAATTCTGTGAGTGGTTTACTGAATTGTGTTAACTTATTTTGCATTTAGAGTAAGTGGTTTTGTTAATCTTGGGTTGGATTTTATGTTTTGCTTTGAACTTAAAAGTTCTCTTCAGGTTATTGTTGGCATGTTCACTATTTGAGTGGTTTTTTTGTAGCTTAGCTGAGCCATACATCTCATGTTACATTTGCCAGGACACATTTTGTTCTTAACAATATGTGAGAAATCAAAATTGTGCACTATCTGTTCCTTTAGATAACAGGTTTACTCACATTCAAGACTTAAATTCATTCTTGGTTGGTATTAGTTTCTTTAAAAGGCAATATTTGTACTGTGTAATATTTAGCCTTTGGATGCACTTGCTTTTCAATGTGTAACTTCAGCGAAGAAAGTTCAAAATCACACTATTCCAGTTCCTTTCAAGTTTCAAAAGCAAAGTAACACAATTTTTCACTATTAAAATCAAATGATTTTACCCTCTTTCCATTAGGTTCAAGTTTGACTTCATGCACAGGCCTGGGTTTACAGAATTTTGTGATCTGGAAACTTGCAATTTTTTATTGAAACCTGAACAGTGTAATGCAGAATAACGTCCTATTAGTTTCTTTGGAGTGCtgatatttgattaattttttcgccctttgGGAATGTACAGATTCCTAGAGTAAATGTTGTTGTCAGAGTCTTTGTTTCCAAAAGTGTTTTTAATTCTTTGTTAAAAAATGGTGGTGATTCTAGAATTTTGATTTAAGTTTGCAAAAGTGTGCTAAATTGTTTTCTTTGACAATTCATTGCTGTTAGTTTCCTTTGACAATAAAACAAGAAATACAATTGACATAAAACTTATGGAGCACTGTCATCTTTTGGTCCTATCTGGATGATGATATCAAAGATCACTACTTAATTAATCTCATTGCATACTAATGTTTAGAACACCTGTCTTACTATTTCCTAttcttctgtatatatatattgtgttgaTAAGTTTAATAATGTGCTTCACCAATTGTCTTGAAACAGCTAATGATGCTTACAATTTTATGcacaattattatgcagataaGGTGAGCTATGCAGGTATTGAAATTAGTATCATACTTTccaatttttcgaccttttttctaatttatttttttgaaagctaattaaattgaccattcatgaaacacttttttttttcagggAAGTATGCACCTGAGTTAGAACCCTGATAAATGATAGGAACCTTCCCCCTTCTCTCCATATTAATCTCAAATGTAAGGTTCTACGTGGTGCATAAAGACTTTTGTTCTATTAAGTGAAGCTAAGAATATTTCCCTTATTTTATGTGTAATTATGGAATTATTGTACATGTTACTTACACATTTCATTTCGTTCTAGAACCTTGATGTCTTTCGCCTTACACTTTCCTTATTTTTATTGTATCTTTTTTTCAGAAGTCTACTTCTGCGTTTCAATAATTCTCTATATACAATAATTCTTTTTTGGCAGACAAGTGCATTTTAAAATTTACTGTATTGAACCCTAAAGAACGCATTTAGACCATGTTAGATGGAGATAGGGGGAATGCCGAAATGTTGTAAATGATGATATTGTAGGTTGCAATTTTTGTGGATTGCAAAATTTGAACAAAGGCAAACTATATTGTTACTAGATTAACTCTTAGTCGTTATTCTGGGGACTAATATGCTCCTTATGATCTTATCTACTAGATTGGTGCCATTGGAAAATTCTTTGCAAAAGAAGTGCTAATTATCTACATTATGAGATTTGAGTCTTTAATTAGTTTTTCCATTTTCTTGAACAATGCTATTTGATTTCTTAATAGCACACTATCATAACCCGAAATAGTTACATTTCAGTCTAAATATATAACTGAATGTAATATAGTTAGTAATTATTGTTGGTGTGATTACAATAAAAaccatttatattaattatttaatgtttttttatgCATGTAACATAGTGTTacgaattttatttaaatacactTGTATATTAGTTTTTTCTCATACAAATAGAATTCACTAATATGAGCTTAAAAAAAGATTACCTGGACTATTAAAAGTAGAGAATGGAGCAGTATTTTATCAAGAAATATATAAtggattttttactttttataccCGAAATTTTTCAAGATAAATGTAACAAGTATTAGTATCAATAGATATATACCAGTTAATTTTTATATTGGAACAACATTTTAGTGTATATAGTATATACGCATACGCACATCAATAATTAGTCACGAATGAAAACCCCAATAAGTTTTTCTCCTTTCAATATCTCTGGCCCTCTCAATACTCTCTTTGGTTCAAAATTTTCTCTTCTCACATTGCCCCGTGTATTTCATTAAGCAAATAATAGTTCTATTGACATGATAAGTGaaattcactaattttaaattttcgtCAGAAAAAATTTAcagtgaaattaattaattatagtaacTTAAAATCATTTGCTTGGCTTCATTCCATACAAACACGTCTCAGCTAATTTcactttttcttattcttccatTACTTAACTCCATTCACCCGGTACAAACACACCTTCACCCGGTACGAACACACATATCGTTTAACatcactctttcttcttcttcttcttctttcttcttcttcttcttcttcttcttccatacaaacactttttcttcttcttcctttaatATGGAAACCGGTAATGCAGCCCCTGTCAATGGACCCAACAAGTTTGAAGCATGGGTTCAAAACTGGGTGCTGCGGTACCGATTTTTCTGGTGGATAATGTGTGTAATTGGAGCTGCGATTGCACTAACAGGCTTTTATCCAAGGTTCAAGCTGGGAGAGGGAAATTCATGGAACCTTGGGCGAGGCCTTTTTTTTGCCTCTGTTGTTGTGCTTCCATTTGCTCTCCCTCTGTTGAAAGTTTATCAGGGAAAAGTGTTACACTATCGGCGTCAATTCAAAGCCTGTGGTGTGTTCATCTCCCTCTTGGTGATTTTTTTCTATACTTACTTttcaagaagaggagaagaacaagaacaaagacaAAGAGGATACGGTGATATTTTATCGCTAGCTGGATTTGCGGTGATGAACTTTGTCCTATCACTTCAGAAGAACTACCAATTTGTTGAAGAACTTATGAAGTTCTTTTTGGTAGAGCTTGTGGTGGAGCTTACCGTATCAAGATGGTGGTTTGGTTTCTTAGGAGCAATGTTCAGTTTTTTACTGATCATCCTTTCCTCCTGTAAAGAAAAACATGCTGACAGCCGTGAGGAACCATCTATTGACAACATCACCATTAGCGTCCCTGAAGCTAGAATGGAGCTTGTAAGTCCAACTTCACATGACTTGACTCGGCTGTGGAATCTTAACGATAAGGATCAGGAATTTGTTCGGCAGTTACGGCGTATTTTTGTGACTTACATCAATGGTTGGAAAGACAGAATTCCAGAGTTAACCATGGAAAGCCAAATCCTCACCTTTGATAGGACTTGGCGAGAGATGGAATTTCTCGCGTTAccaaaggatggcatgacatccATGAGGCAGATTGAAATGTACTCAAGAAATCGGAGAGAGTTCTTGAAGCTGTGCAAATCAGAGTTAAGGCCGGACAGAACTGCTACCCAGATGAGTACCATCAAGAAGTGTATTAAACACTTCACCATTGTATTCAAGGTGCTCATTCCCAATGAGCAGGTCTTCTATCATGGAATCTTCGGCACCTCTCCCTTCATCAAGCAGTGTTTTATGGAATTCTGCTCGGATGTGAAGAAAGAATTGGTACGTGCTGTCCATGATGAGATGTCTGAGTTGATGTATTCCTATGAGGTTTTTTTAACTTTTCAAGCAATACGTGAATTCACTGCTATGTGGCGGGCGCTGTTTCCGGAGGATGTCTCCATGTTGGCCGATATGGTGGAGCTGGAAAGGAAATTGGGAGAGACAACCAGAGATTATTTCTTTAGGGAGGAGGAGGTGCCTTCCGAAATCGGAACCTCCTATTCATGTGAGGTTCATCCCATCACTGCCCAAGCAATGAACCGCCTTCACTCTGCCTTCAAGGATAAAAAAATCTTGAAATCACTTCTCCAAACATACCCCAATGGTGAAGTTGAAATTCTGACTAAAAGAAAACGTCTGATTTCAAGGTATATATATTGGAACATCAACAAGCTTGAAGCCTCTCTTGAATCCAGCTTCAAAAAGACCTATGTTTATCAGCTCCAGGGAGTGTCACTGATGACTAATATCATCTACATAGTAAAGAAGGCCgtagaatttgaatttgatttatctAAGGAAGAAGATTGGGCCAAGGAACAAATATTGATACTTGAAAGGTGTTTCAACCAATATTACCGGCACGACCCGACTGAGCTGCTTGACTATTTCCGGCAACATAATGCGAAGGCCACGGGAGATAAAATGTTGAGCATGTTAGATATTCTCAAATTTGTCCCTTCTGCTGCTTCAGCAGATGTTTTGCGTGTAAAATTGATCCCAAATTGTGAAGAATTCATCAAGAGATTTCGAGCTTTGCTAGCTGGCGATGAAGGTAAAATTGTTCAGATACATTTTTAATTACATGTTCTCCATACCCATATTTTAACTTCTATTAGTGTTACTGTTCATTTTACAGCCACATCttgtttttgtttgatttttctagGTCCTCCCCGTTGAGGCACAGCAAGATTATTGGAGAGGAGGGCTGGTCTAAAATACAAGGATTAAATAGAGAAGTATATtgtcttgttttagtttatatattttgGTAGAGAACGTCATTATGTTAAGCTTTTAATTCTAAAACTCTGTGTCTATTCTGCTTTGATTTATAGTCAAATTGAGAGATATATCCTTGTGATGCCAATGAGTTCCatgtttaattataatttgtttttattttttattttatctgggccttcaattgttttttattttatagtctGTTTTTTCTTGAGCGCTTTTTACTCtgttatttatcaaaaaattattaaaaaatgtattattatattaagttatgttatattattactaaaattatttatttgaatgAATGAGCCGAATAAATTAATCATGAATTTTGAACTCATAAATATGCATTTGACATATAAGTAAAAGTGGTGAGAATTAAGTTGAGGGTATATTGGGAGCACCATGAATCTCATTTTCAAACCTGCAGCTCCAGTGTTTCACCATAAATACTGAACAGGCCTCTTTAGTGAGAAATGCCTTGTGTAGTTTTGCCCCAAGGA is drawn from Arachis hypogaea cultivar Tifrunner chromosome 12, arahy.Tifrunner.gnm2.J5K5, whole genome shotgun sequence and contains these coding sequences:
- the LOC112726695 gene encoding uncharacterized protein translates to METGNAAPVNGPNKFEAWVQNWVLRYRFFWWIMCVIGAAIALTGFYPRFKLGEGNSWNLGRGLFFASVVVLPFALPLLKVYQGKVLHYRRQFKACGVFISLLVIFFYTYFSRRGEEQEQRQRGYGDILSLAGFAVMNFVLSLQKNYQFVEELMKFFLVELVVELTVSRWWFGFLGAMFSFLLIILSSCKEKHADSREEPSIDNITISVPEARMELVSPTSHDLTRLWNLNDKDQEFVRQLRRIFVTYINGWKDRIPELTMESQILTFDRTWREMEFLALPKDGMTSMRQIEMYSRNRREFLKLCKSELRPDRTATQMSTIKKCIKHFTIVFKVLIPNEQVFYHGIFGTSPFIKQCFMEFCSDVKKELVRAVHDEMSELMYSYEVFLTFQAIREFTAMWRALFPEDVSMLADMVELERKLGETTRDYFFREEEVPSEIGTSYSCEVHPITAQAMNRLHSAFKDKKILKSLLQTYPNGEVEILTKRKRLISRYIYWNINKLEASLESSFKKTYVYQLQGVSLMTNIIYIVKKAVEFEFDLSKEEDWAKEQILILERCFNQYYRHDPTELLDYFRQHNAKATGDKMLSMLDILKFVPSAASADVLRVKLIPNCEEFIKRFRALLAGDEGPPR